In Megalopta genalis isolate 19385.01 chromosome 16, iyMegGena1_principal, whole genome shotgun sequence, the following are encoded in one genomic region:
- the kibra gene encoding WW and C2 domain containing protein kibra isoform X4, giving the protein MLREYLQTAQDVLEAKKEIYDVKQQRLCLAQDEYNHLNNALTTLGASRTSLCSSSSSLSTKYDPDLLKSDVALARSRVSRLKRELEQIRAEMNCTQRGVDTLASVEQKLSGHHGGCYNITEAQAIMTELRNIQKSLSSGEKEKAELMQSLAQLKDELTRLQLCEGSPEASTLSLPQEKLSTASQTDLSGELVPIGTRLAEMARMRLQYDEARKRIQHIQQQLADLEEKVTPGQTESDKDKLLLFQEKEQLLRELRSITPRTRTQQDMKKIQSEIRRLEQDLNNALELSNKTITDRVRLHEEKQLLLQQLRDALRSMAMLEGQLKTLSASTLSVSSSSSLGSLSTTSSKGSLSSGLSFTDIYGSPQCLGPVSLQQERPVDMVDLHRRVERLLKGSEQNNLVGTPSPGRSQPSLSPRSSLSSVSPPVSPLYENTPVGPPPAYEHVEMQRRQNQRGGPVASSNANLDGTQLEDRLAELRLSQHQAPTQELLCTGSQDRLKLVGGPHPPVELQSGNMSQGSGLGRPVAAPQHQISSQDPPPLSPISETPPPTGIRSRASSSGTNTRSVSAAVSDESVAGDSGVFEASNRTRLSEVIGDVDSLTLGEMSLETAQVQIKLRYSVSDGLLHVGIERARNLAALFTPNNAQVYIKAALLPMRLPVNHIYCTKPVLDLHKPTFGETFPIAVPLNKLYTKTLQVNVWCTDSESEECLGSAQVSLADFCPESPSIKWYNLLSFRFMQPPDSPSTSTSNCNNICTSIVKQAKHDKQESDISVYRSGQNTKEESSDESTIISSQTSTLTRNQGCDELQTAISLKLEELVNCLRSPEEENENAGSESGSEDSDEEGIIVEFMMEDNILEDVLEHEEDEELTEETKQTEDKETNTECIFIPEQGKQRKLSAAGVTPNSIYDDKNSIVIKRSQTFSPSAAVSKNHYICRLNRSDSDSSMPLYRRGGPFQRNSVERRSLRWRRPSSALSCKTVSKKCTNLPPAARTSLDLELDLQAQHARLSNLQDEIIRLRELKQRLEQAREKGDTDFASWLLEDHKFQSLMAQAESGKNGKSAEDKRVEKMLKRTSKEIYKLRKTKAGKGKPDIISFKEKMAFFTRVSLNVPVLPPEDSTCENALRPSLPSSHHKRHASEPVTSETLVTKVDAQSISNLVSRPNTVPSGNVTAVRVDVSATNNESIVLNSAEDSTNKTINSKGRPVASKIQCTKNGQTESPNSPEQNDSKEPRRYEYVVDRVLGVEV; this is encoded by the exons ATGCTTCGCGAATATCTCCAGACCGCACAAGATGTACTCGAG GCAAAGAAAGAGATCTACGATGTGAAGCAACAGAGGCTATGTTTGGCCCAGGATGAGTATAATCACCTGAACAATGCTTTAACGACGCTCGGCGCGTCGCGTACGAGTT TGTGTTCCAGTTCAAGTTCATTGAGCACCAAGTATGATCCTgatcttttgaaatccgacgtTGCGCTCGCAAGGAGTCGAGTATCTCGACTGAAACGGGAGCTTGAACAGATACGAGCAGAAATGAATTGTACACAGCGAGGTGTAGACACTCTTGCAAG cgTGGAGCAGAAATTGAGCGGACACCACGGTGGTTGCTACAACATTACGGAGGCCCAGGCGATCATGACAGAGCTTCGTAACATACAAAAGTCTCTGAGCTCCGGCGAGAAGGAAAAAGCTGAACTGATGCAGTCGCTGGCGCAGTTGAAGGACGAGCTGACGAGACTACAACTTTGCGAAGGCAGTCCGGAGGCCAGCACGCTCAGTTTGCCCCAGGAGAAACTTAGCACGGCGTCGCAGACCGATTTGTCGGGCGAATTGGTCCCGATCGGTACCCGTTTGGCCGAGATGGCGCGAATGAGGCTTCAGTACGACGAGGCGAGAAAGAGGATACAGCACATACAGCAACAGTTGGCGGATCTCGAGGAGAAGGTGACGCCTGGCCAGACCGAGAGCGACAAGGACAAGCTGTTGCTGTTCCAGGAGAAGGAACAATTGCTCAGAGAATTGAGAAGCATCACGCCGCGCACCAGGACGCAACAGGACATGAAGAAGATCCAGAGCGAGATTCGACGGCTCGAGCAGGACTTGAACAACGCGCTCGAGCTCTCGAACAAAACCATCACCGATCGCGTACGGCTTCACGAGGAGAAACAGCTGCTGTTGCAGCAGTTGAGGGACGCGCTGCGTTCGATGGCGATGCTCGAGGGTCAGCTGAAAACGCTGAGCGCGAGCACGCTCTCGGTGAGCAGCAGCTCCAGCCTCGGCAGCCTCAGCACGACGAGCAGCAAAGGCTCTCTGAGTTCCGGCCTGAGCTTCACCGACATCTACGGTAGCCCGCAATGTTTGGGTCCCGTCAGCTTGCAGCAGGAACGGCCGGTCGACATGGTCGACTTGCACAGACGAGTCGAGAGATTGCTGAAGGGTTCGGAGCAGAACAATCTCGTCGGCACTCCTTCGCCCGGCAGATCTCAGCCGAGTCTGTCTCCGAGGTCGAGCCTCTCGAGCGTCAGTCCGCCGGTCTCGCCGCTCTACGAGAACACCCCGGTGGGTCCGCCGCCCGCGTACGAGCACGTCGAGATGCAAAGGCGACAGAATCAAAGAGGAGGCCCCGTTGCTTCTTCGAACGCGAATCTGGACGGTACCCAGCTGGAGGATCGACTGGCGGAACTCAGGCTCAGCCAACATCAAGCGCCCACGCAGGAACTGCTGTGCACCGGTTCTCAAGATCGTCTTAAATTGGTCGGCGGGCCTCACCCGCCCGTCGAGCTGCAGTCAGGGAACATGTCTCAAGGCAGCGGTCTCGGTAGGCCCGTCGCCGCTCCGCAACATCAAATCTCCTCGCAAGATCCACCGCCTCTCTCGCCGATCAGCGAAACACCGCCTCCCACGGGTATCCGATCGAGAGCGAGCAGTTCCGGCACCAACACCAGGTCCGTTTCCGCCGCTGTCTCCGACGAAAGCGTCGCCGGCGATTCGGGCGTCTTCGAAGCTTCGAATCGAACGAGACTCTCCGAGGTGATCGGAGACGTTGACTCGTTGACGCTCGGCGAAATGAGTCTGGAGACGGCCCAGGTGCAAATCAAACTCAG GTATTCCGTAAGCGATGGCCTACTTCATGTTGGTATCGAACGTGCGAGAAACCTAGCTGCACTTTTTACTCCAAACAACGCGCAAGT GTATATAAAAGCTGCACTGCTTCCAATGCGGCTACCTGTTAACCACATATACTGTACGAAACCAGTACTGGATTTGCATAAACCAACCTTCGGTGAAACGTTCCCAATTGCAGTACCACTTAACAAATTGTACACGAAAACACTTCAAGTTAACGTTTGGTGCACAGACAGTGAGTCTGAGGAGTGCTTG GGATCCGCCCAAGTTTCCCTTGCAGACTTTTGTCCAGAATCGCCAAGCATAAAATGGTACAACCTACTGTCTTTCCGTTTCATGCAACCACCCGACAGTCCTAGTACAAGTACTAGCAACTGCAACAATATCTGCACCAGTATAGTCAAACAAGCTAAGCACGATAAACAAGAGTCCGATATATCGGTTTATCGGAGCGGTCAAAATACTAAAGAAGAAAGCAGCGACGAAAGTACAATAATCAGTTCGCAGACATCCACCTTGACGAGAAATCAAGGATGCGATGAACTGCAAACAGCTATTTCCTTGAAACTGGAAGAGTTGGTTAATTGCCTGAGAAGTCCCGAAGAGGAAAATGAAAATGCTGGTAGCGAGAGTGGCAGCGAGGATAGCGACGAAGAGGGAATTATCGTGGAATTTATGATGGAGGATAATATTTTGGAGGATGTGTTGGAGCACGAG GAGGACGAGGAATTGACCGAGGAAACGAAGCAAACAGAGGACAAAGAAACGAACACCGAGTGTATTTTTATACCGGAACAAGGGAAACAAAGAAAACTTTCGGCAGCTGGTGTTACTCCTAATAGTATATACGACGATAAAAATTCTATCGTCATTAAAAGAAGTCAAACTTTCTCTCCAAGCGCCGCGGTGAGCAAGAATCACTACATTTGTCGA CTCAATCGAAGCGATAGCGATAGCAGTATGCCACTTTATAGAAGAGGTGGACCTTTCCAACGAAATTCGGTTGAAAGAAGATCTTTAAGATGGCGGCGGCCTTCGTCTGCACTCAGTTGTAAAACTGTCTCAAAGAAGTGCACCAACTTGCCACCCGCTGCTAGAACATCGTTAGATCTCGAATTGGATCTTCAAGCGCAACATGCTAGATTGAGTAACCTTCAAGATGAAATCATTCGGTTACGAGAACTGAAACAGAGGTTGGAACAGGCGCGAGAAAAAGGAGACACCGATTTTGCGTCCTGGTTACTGGAGGACCACAAATTCCAGAGTCTCATGGCACAGGCTGAAAGTGGCAAAAATGGGAAAAGTGCCGAAGATAAAAGAGTGGAGAAAATGTTGAAAAGGACCTCGAAAGAGATCTACAAATTAAGAAAAACAAAGGCTGGCAAAGGAAAACCAGATATTATTTCTTTCAA GGAGAAAATGGCATTCTTTACTCGCGTTAGTCTTAATGTTCCCGTGCTTCCGCCGGAAGATTCGACATGCGAAAATGCATTGCGACCGTCTTTACCGAGTTCCCATCACAAGAGACACGCTTCGGAACCAGTTACCAGTGAAACTTTGGTCACTAAAGTTGATGCTCAATCTATTTCGAATTTGGTTTCACGGCCAAATACTGTTCCTAGCGGTAACGTAACCGCTGTGAGAGTCGACGTCTCCGCGACGAATAATGAAAGTATCGTGTTGAATTCGGCTGAAGATAGTACAAATAAAACTATAAATTCAAAGGGTCGGCCAGTCGCCTCGAAGATACAGTGCACGAAAAATGGCCAAACCGAGAGTCCAAATTCGCCCGAACAAA
- the kibra gene encoding WW and C2 domain containing protein kibra isoform X2: MDRQYTLCVLVPAHQYRTYVDNYHQHAHHQRLEQQRQYTPTHQQRFTEQQQQHPYHQEQIYENVVSQYRMRMCYHNDYENDEQIQRFYWEQCYRRNDVDATAYYYCEYAKKEIYDVKQQRLCLAQDEYNHLNNALTTLGASRTSLCSSSSSLSTKYDPDLLKSDVALARSRVSRLKRELEQIRAEMNCTQRGVDTLASVEQKLSGHHGGCYNITEAQAIMTELRNIQKSLSSGEKEKAELMQSLAQLKDELTRLQLCEGSPEASTLSLPQEKLSTASQTDLSGELVPIGTRLAEMARMRLQYDEARKRIQHIQQQLADLEEKVTPGQTESDKDKLLLFQEKEQLLRELRSITPRTRTQQDMKKIQSEIRRLEQDLNNALELSNKTITDRVRLHEEKQLLLQQLRDALRSMAMLEGQLKTLSASTLSVSSSSSLGSLSTTSSKGSLSSGLSFTDIYGSPQCLGPVSLQQERPVDMVDLHRRVERLLKGSEQNNLVGTPSPGRSQPSLSPRSSLSSVSPPVSPLYENTPVGPPPAYEHVEMQRRQNQRGGPVASSNANLDGTQLEDRLAELRLSQHQAPTQELLCTGSQDRLKLVGGPHPPVELQSGNMSQGSGLGRPVAAPQHQISSQDPPPLSPISETPPPTGIRSRASSSGTNTRSVSAAVSDESVAGDSGVFEASNRTRLSEVIGDVDSLTLGEMSLETAQVQIKLRYSVSDGLLHVGIERARNLAALFTPNNAQVYIKAALLPMRLPVNHIYCTKPVLDLHKPTFGETFPIAVPLNKLYTKTLQVNVWCTDSESEECLGSAQVSLADFCPESPSIKWYNLLSFRFMQPPDSPSTSTSNCNNICTSIVKQAKHDKQESDISVYRSGQNTKEESSDESTIISSQTSTLTRNQGCDELQTAISLKLEELVNCLRSPEEENENAGSESGSEDSDEEGIIVEFMMEDNILEDVLEHEEDEELTEETKQTEDKETNTECIFIPEQGKQRKLSAAGVTPNSIYDDKNSIVIKRSQTFSPSAAVSKNHYICRLNRSDSDSSMPLYRRGGPFQRNSVERRSLRWRRPSSALSCKTVSKKCTNLPPAARTSLDLELDLQAQHARLSNLQDEIIRLRELKQRLEQAREKGDTDFASWLLEDHKFQSLMAQAESGKNGKSAEDKRVEKMLKRTSKEIYKLRKTKAGKGKPDIISFKEKMAFFTRVSLNVPVLPPEDSTCENALRPSLPSSHHKRHASEPVTSETLVTKVDAQSISNLVSRPNTVPSGNVTAVRVDVSATNNESIVLNSAEDSTNKTINSKGRPVASKIQCTKNGQTESPNSPEQNDSKEPRRYEYVVDRVLGVEV; encoded by the exons ATGGACCGTCAGTATACACTCTGCGTACTCGTACCGGCCCACCAATACCGCACTTACGTTGACAATTACCACCAGCACGCGCATCATCAACGTCTAGAACAACAGCGACAGTACACGCCGACCCATCAGCAACGTTTCACcgagcagcagcaacagcaccCTTATCATCAGGAACAAATTTACGAGAACGTTGTCTCGCAATATCGGATGAGAATGTGTTATCACAACGACTACGAGAACGACGAACAGATCCAAAGGTTTTATTGGGAGCAGTGCTACAGACGGAACGACGTCGACGCCACGGCGTACTATTATTGCGAATAC GCAAAGAAAGAGATCTACGATGTGAAGCAACAGAGGCTATGTTTGGCCCAGGATGAGTATAATCACCTGAACAATGCTTTAACGACGCTCGGCGCGTCGCGTACGAGTT TGTGTTCCAGTTCAAGTTCATTGAGCACCAAGTATGATCCTgatcttttgaaatccgacgtTGCGCTCGCAAGGAGTCGAGTATCTCGACTGAAACGGGAGCTTGAACAGATACGAGCAGAAATGAATTGTACACAGCGAGGTGTAGACACTCTTGCAAG cgTGGAGCAGAAATTGAGCGGACACCACGGTGGTTGCTACAACATTACGGAGGCCCAGGCGATCATGACAGAGCTTCGTAACATACAAAAGTCTCTGAGCTCCGGCGAGAAGGAAAAAGCTGAACTGATGCAGTCGCTGGCGCAGTTGAAGGACGAGCTGACGAGACTACAACTTTGCGAAGGCAGTCCGGAGGCCAGCACGCTCAGTTTGCCCCAGGAGAAACTTAGCACGGCGTCGCAGACCGATTTGTCGGGCGAATTGGTCCCGATCGGTACCCGTTTGGCCGAGATGGCGCGAATGAGGCTTCAGTACGACGAGGCGAGAAAGAGGATACAGCACATACAGCAACAGTTGGCGGATCTCGAGGAGAAGGTGACGCCTGGCCAGACCGAGAGCGACAAGGACAAGCTGTTGCTGTTCCAGGAGAAGGAACAATTGCTCAGAGAATTGAGAAGCATCACGCCGCGCACCAGGACGCAACAGGACATGAAGAAGATCCAGAGCGAGATTCGACGGCTCGAGCAGGACTTGAACAACGCGCTCGAGCTCTCGAACAAAACCATCACCGATCGCGTACGGCTTCACGAGGAGAAACAGCTGCTGTTGCAGCAGTTGAGGGACGCGCTGCGTTCGATGGCGATGCTCGAGGGTCAGCTGAAAACGCTGAGCGCGAGCACGCTCTCGGTGAGCAGCAGCTCCAGCCTCGGCAGCCTCAGCACGACGAGCAGCAAAGGCTCTCTGAGTTCCGGCCTGAGCTTCACCGACATCTACGGTAGCCCGCAATGTTTGGGTCCCGTCAGCTTGCAGCAGGAACGGCCGGTCGACATGGTCGACTTGCACAGACGAGTCGAGAGATTGCTGAAGGGTTCGGAGCAGAACAATCTCGTCGGCACTCCTTCGCCCGGCAGATCTCAGCCGAGTCTGTCTCCGAGGTCGAGCCTCTCGAGCGTCAGTCCGCCGGTCTCGCCGCTCTACGAGAACACCCCGGTGGGTCCGCCGCCCGCGTACGAGCACGTCGAGATGCAAAGGCGACAGAATCAAAGAGGAGGCCCCGTTGCTTCTTCGAACGCGAATCTGGACGGTACCCAGCTGGAGGATCGACTGGCGGAACTCAGGCTCAGCCAACATCAAGCGCCCACGCAGGAACTGCTGTGCACCGGTTCTCAAGATCGTCTTAAATTGGTCGGCGGGCCTCACCCGCCCGTCGAGCTGCAGTCAGGGAACATGTCTCAAGGCAGCGGTCTCGGTAGGCCCGTCGCCGCTCCGCAACATCAAATCTCCTCGCAAGATCCACCGCCTCTCTCGCCGATCAGCGAAACACCGCCTCCCACGGGTATCCGATCGAGAGCGAGCAGTTCCGGCACCAACACCAGGTCCGTTTCCGCCGCTGTCTCCGACGAAAGCGTCGCCGGCGATTCGGGCGTCTTCGAAGCTTCGAATCGAACGAGACTCTCCGAGGTGATCGGAGACGTTGACTCGTTGACGCTCGGCGAAATGAGTCTGGAGACGGCCCAGGTGCAAATCAAACTCAG GTATTCCGTAAGCGATGGCCTACTTCATGTTGGTATCGAACGTGCGAGAAACCTAGCTGCACTTTTTACTCCAAACAACGCGCAAGT GTATATAAAAGCTGCACTGCTTCCAATGCGGCTACCTGTTAACCACATATACTGTACGAAACCAGTACTGGATTTGCATAAACCAACCTTCGGTGAAACGTTCCCAATTGCAGTACCACTTAACAAATTGTACACGAAAACACTTCAAGTTAACGTTTGGTGCACAGACAGTGAGTCTGAGGAGTGCTTG GGATCCGCCCAAGTTTCCCTTGCAGACTTTTGTCCAGAATCGCCAAGCATAAAATGGTACAACCTACTGTCTTTCCGTTTCATGCAACCACCCGACAGTCCTAGTACAAGTACTAGCAACTGCAACAATATCTGCACCAGTATAGTCAAACAAGCTAAGCACGATAAACAAGAGTCCGATATATCGGTTTATCGGAGCGGTCAAAATACTAAAGAAGAAAGCAGCGACGAAAGTACAATAATCAGTTCGCAGACATCCACCTTGACGAGAAATCAAGGATGCGATGAACTGCAAACAGCTATTTCCTTGAAACTGGAAGAGTTGGTTAATTGCCTGAGAAGTCCCGAAGAGGAAAATGAAAATGCTGGTAGCGAGAGTGGCAGCGAGGATAGCGACGAAGAGGGAATTATCGTGGAATTTATGATGGAGGATAATATTTTGGAGGATGTGTTGGAGCACGAG GAGGACGAGGAATTGACCGAGGAAACGAAGCAAACAGAGGACAAAGAAACGAACACCGAGTGTATTTTTATACCGGAACAAGGGAAACAAAGAAAACTTTCGGCAGCTGGTGTTACTCCTAATAGTATATACGACGATAAAAATTCTATCGTCATTAAAAGAAGTCAAACTTTCTCTCCAAGCGCCGCGGTGAGCAAGAATCACTACATTTGTCGA CTCAATCGAAGCGATAGCGATAGCAGTATGCCACTTTATAGAAGAGGTGGACCTTTCCAACGAAATTCGGTTGAAAGAAGATCTTTAAGATGGCGGCGGCCTTCGTCTGCACTCAGTTGTAAAACTGTCTCAAAGAAGTGCACCAACTTGCCACCCGCTGCTAGAACATCGTTAGATCTCGAATTGGATCTTCAAGCGCAACATGCTAGATTGAGTAACCTTCAAGATGAAATCATTCGGTTACGAGAACTGAAACAGAGGTTGGAACAGGCGCGAGAAAAAGGAGACACCGATTTTGCGTCCTGGTTACTGGAGGACCACAAATTCCAGAGTCTCATGGCACAGGCTGAAAGTGGCAAAAATGGGAAAAGTGCCGAAGATAAAAGAGTGGAGAAAATGTTGAAAAGGACCTCGAAAGAGATCTACAAATTAAGAAAAACAAAGGCTGGCAAAGGAAAACCAGATATTATTTCTTTCAA GGAGAAAATGGCATTCTTTACTCGCGTTAGTCTTAATGTTCCCGTGCTTCCGCCGGAAGATTCGACATGCGAAAATGCATTGCGACCGTCTTTACCGAGTTCCCATCACAAGAGACACGCTTCGGAACCAGTTACCAGTGAAACTTTGGTCACTAAAGTTGATGCTCAATCTATTTCGAATTTGGTTTCACGGCCAAATACTGTTCCTAGCGGTAACGTAACCGCTGTGAGAGTCGACGTCTCCGCGACGAATAATGAAAGTATCGTGTTGAATTCGGCTGAAGATAGTACAAATAAAACTATAAATTCAAAGGGTCGGCCAGTCGCCTCGAAGATACAGTGCACGAAAAATGGCCAAACCGAGAGTCCAAATTCGCCCGAACAAA